In Mixophyes fleayi isolate aMixFle1 chromosome 4, aMixFle1.hap1, whole genome shotgun sequence, the following proteins share a genomic window:
- the VAMP5 gene encoding vesicle-associated membrane protein 5 yields the protein MASKNLEACQQNAEEVKVLMKENVEKVLEREGKLQNLEVRSDELKIMASSFEKTAKTVERKTRWEKWRWYIICAAIILVILIVLIIFLAVYFGGGQAVAAVTAPADP from the exons ATG GCCAGCAAGAACTTGGAAGCGTGTCAGCAGAACGCAGAGGAGGTGAAGGTGTTAATGAAAGAAAATGTGGAGAAAGTCCTGGAGAGAGAGGGAAAACTGCAAAACCTAGAAGTTCGTTCTGATGAACTGAAGATTATG GCCAGCAGCTTCGAGAAGACAGCCAAGACCGTGGAACGGAAAACGCGATGGGAGAAATGGCGTTGGTACATTATTTGTGCAGCAATAATTCTGGTGATTTTGATTGTTCTCATCATCTTCCTGGCTGTTTATTTTGGTGGGGGGCAAGCCGTGGCAGCTGTGACAGCACCAGCAGACCCCTGA